The Chrysemys picta bellii isolate R12L10 chromosome 10, ASM1138683v2, whole genome shotgun sequence genome segment tgtgactggccaggctactgtgtgaaacttctgtttgtttctccttgatgaaccctccaaccccccccccccccgacccggttcactctacttccctgtaaaccaaccaccccaccccaccctcccctcccctctcgcttgcagaggcaataaagtcattgttttttcacattcatgcattctttattagttccttacagaggtagggggataattgccaaggtagctgggatgggtgggggaggagggatggaaaaggacatactgcattttaaaactttaactcttattgaagcccagccttctgatgcttgggcgatcatctggggtggagtgactgggtggacggaggcccccccaccgtgttcttgggcgtctgggtgaggaggctatggaacttggggaggagggctgttggttacacaggggctgtagcggcggtctctgctcctgctgcctttcctgcaactcaaccatacgctcgagcatatcactttgatgctccagcagacggagcattgcctcttgccgtctgtctgcaagctgacgccacctatcgtcttcagcccgccacctctcctctcgttcatgttgggcttttctcatctccgacattgactgcctccacgcattctgctgtgctctatcagcgtgggaggacatctgcagctccgtgaacatctcgtccctcgtcttacgttttctctttctaatgttcacgagcctctgcgaaggagaaacatttgcagctggtggaggagaagggagaggtggttaaaaaagacacattttagggaacaatgggtacactctttcattacaaggtcgcatatttcggcttgcaggcagccatcgtaggccacagtgttttggcttttttaaccttcttaacatgcgggaaaggttgcaaacagcagcgcatttcccatatcaaggatgaattgggttgtccatttaaaatggggtttcaatgtaaaaggagggggctgcggtttcccggttaacatgcggcacaaacacaagtaaaccacccccccccacacacacacacacacgattctctgggatgatcacttcacccctcccccccaccgcgtggttaacagcggggaacatttctggtcagaatagcaggaacgggcgcctctgaatgtcccccttaataaaatcaccccatttcaaccaggagagctttctggagatgtccctggaggatttccgctccatccccatacacgttaacagacttgcttgcttttttttggtaatgtttacaaatatttacaaagttacactcaccagaggtctcctgtgtgccctgagggtcttgggtgagttcgggggttactggttccaggtccagggtcacaaacatatcctggctgttggggaaaccggtttctccgcttccttgctgctgtgagctacctacagtacctccatcgtcatcttcctcgttccccgaaccgtcttccctgtgtgtttctccagtgagagagtcatagcacacggttggggtagtggtggctgcaccccctaggatcgcatgcagctccgcgtagtagcggcaagtttgcggctctgccccggaccttccgtttgcttctctggctttgtgataggcttgccgtagctccttaattttcacgcggcactgctgtgtgtccctgttatggcctcggtccttcatggccttggagatcttttctaatacttttccatttcttttactgctacggagttcagctatcactgcttcatctccccatatggcgagcagatctcgtacctcccgttcggtccatgctggagctcttttgcgatcctgggaggactccatgaaggttacctgtgctgatgagatctgcgtggtcacctgtgctctccacgctgggcaaacaggaaatgaaattcaaaccttcgcgggtcttttcctgtctacctggtcagtgcatctgagttgagagcgctgtccagagcggtcacaatgaagcactgtgggatagctcccggaggccaataacatcgaattccgtccacactaccccaattccgacccgcaaaggccggttttatcgctaatcccctcgtcggaggtggtgtaaagaaaccggtttaaagggccctttaagtcgaaagaaagggcctcgttgtgtggacgtgtccaggcttaattcggtttaacgctgctaaagtcgacctaaacccgtagtgtagaccaggccttagtttccttagctgtaaaatggggttaaacGCTTCATTACCTCACAGAGATGCTGCCTGGCTTATTCCTTTAATGCCTGTGAATTCCTTCAAGCCCCTCAGCTATAGatgtgttgttattattattaaattttaCAATTACAATTAATTTCACATTGGCTCAGGATCAGTTTTACTCCTCTCACATTAAGAAACGTAAATTC includes the following:
- the LOC135973911 gene encoding myb/SANT-like DNA-binding domain-containing protein 2 translates to MESSQDRKRAPAWTEREVRDLLAIWGDEAVIAELRSSKRNGKVLEKISKAMKDRGHNRDTQQCRVKIKELRQAYHKAREANGRSGAEPQTCRYYAELHAILGGAATTTPTVCYDSLTGETHREDGSGNEEDDDGGTVGSSQQQGSGETGFPNSQDMFVTLDLEPVTPELTQDPQGTQETSAANVSPSQRLVNIRKRKRKTRDEMFTELQMSSHADRAQQNAWRQSMSEMRKAQHEREERWRAEDDRWRQLADRRQEAMLRLLEHQSDMLERMVELQERQQEQRPPLQPLCNQQPSSPSSIASSPRRPRTRWGGLRPPSHSTPDDRPSIRRLGFNKS